One genomic region from Anabaena sp. PCC 7108 encodes:
- a CDS encoding Tex family protein, with protein MLNIPQLLAAELQLQPNQVQNALELLSEGATIPFIARYRKERTNEMKEVQLRDLADRYTYLTELEERKKVIFNAIAEQGKLSEELKAKITSCLQKTELEDLYLPYKPKRRTRATIAREKGLEPLATFMRSLNVKNGVAADLEIEAAKYVSEEKSVKTAEEALKGASDILAEEVAEKAELRAYLRDYLLVEGLFVSRIKAEHPEGTTKFEMYRNYQIKVKNIAPHNMLALCRGEAEKILNFEIDFDEDFVLSYLETQEIKTKVRNIRDFYQAMLKDAFNRLMKTSLVSEVISEKKTYSDIESIKTFEANLRELLLSAPAGMKPTLAIDPGFRTGCKVAVLEQTGKFLEYQAVFPHQAIEQRKKAAQTIKNLIEKYQIELIAIGNGTASRETDEFVAEVLANCERKPVKVMVNESGASIYSASKVALEEFPDLDITVRGAISIGRRLQDPLAELVKIDPKSIGVGQYQHDVDQKLLKKKLDETVESCVNYVGVDLNTASKELLTFVSGITPTVANNIIAYRNQNGAFKNRRQLLKVAKLGPKAFEQAAGFLRIRGSENPLDNTAVHPESYALVESIAKDLQLPLNQVTEIAEKLKKTNIKKYVTDTIGEPTLRDILSELEKPGRDPRAEFKYATFKDGIKEIKDLTVGMELEGIVTNVANFGAFVDIGVHQDGLVHISQLADRFVDDPQKIVKVGQVVKVQVLEINEKLKRIGLSMKAVKQ; from the coding sequence ATGTTGAACATTCCTCAACTACTAGCAGCTGAACTACAACTCCAACCCAATCAGGTGCAAAACGCGCTGGAACTGTTGTCCGAGGGTGCGACAATTCCCTTCATTGCACGTTATCGCAAAGAACGCACAAACGAGATGAAGGAAGTGCAGCTGCGGGACTTAGCTGATAGATATACATACTTAACAGAATTAGAAGAAAGGAAAAAAGTAATTTTCAATGCGATCGCAGAACAAGGTAAACTCAGCGAAGAATTAAAAGCTAAAATCACCTCCTGTTTACAAAAAACAGAACTTGAGGATTTATACCTACCATATAAACCCAAACGTCGCACCCGTGCCACTATCGCTAGAGAGAAAGGATTAGAACCTTTAGCGACTTTTATGAGATCATTAAATGTTAAAAACGGTGTAGCAGCAGACTTAGAAATAGAAGCAGCGAAATATGTTTCTGAAGAAAAAAGCGTAAAAACCGCAGAAGAAGCATTAAAAGGCGCATCAGATATTTTAGCGGAAGAAGTTGCTGAAAAAGCAGAATTACGTGCCTATTTGCGGGATTATTTATTAGTAGAAGGTTTGTTTGTTTCCCGCATTAAAGCAGAACATCCAGAAGGTACAACCAAATTTGAAATGTACCGCAACTATCAAATCAAAGTTAAAAATATTGCCCCTCATAATATGCTGGCTTTGTGTCGGGGAGAAGCAGAGAAAATCTTAAACTTTGAAATAGACTTTGATGAAGATTTTGTACTATCCTATTTAGAAACTCAAGAAATTAAAACCAAAGTTAGAAACATCAGAGATTTCTATCAAGCAATGTTAAAAGATGCCTTTAACCGCTTGATGAAAACATCTTTAGTCAGTGAAGTAATTTCTGAAAAGAAAACCTATTCTGACATTGAATCTATCAAAACCTTTGAAGCAAATTTACGGGAATTACTGCTATCTGCACCAGCAGGAATGAAACCAACTTTAGCCATAGATCCAGGTTTTAGAACAGGGTGTAAAGTTGCAGTACTAGAACAAACCGGCAAATTTTTAGAATATCAAGCCGTCTTTCCCCACCAAGCTATTGAACAACGCAAAAAAGCCGCACAAACCATCAAGAACTTAATTGAAAAATACCAAATTGAATTAATAGCCATTGGTAACGGAACAGCTTCCCGTGAAACAGATGAATTTGTTGCTGAAGTATTAGCAAACTGCGAACGCAAACCAGTTAAAGTAATGGTCAATGAATCCGGTGCATCTATATATTCTGCCAGCAAAGTCGCACTAGAAGAATTTCCTGATTTAGATATTACCGTCAGAGGTGCAATTAGCATCGGTAGAAGATTACAAGATCCTTTAGCCGAATTAGTAAAAATCGATCCCAAATCAATAGGAGTCGGACAATATCAACATGATGTAGATCAAAAATTACTGAAAAAGAAATTAGATGAAACAGTAGAAAGTTGCGTTAATTATGTAGGCGTAGATTTAAACACCGCTTCCAAAGAACTGCTGACATTCGTTTCTGGAATTACCCCCACAGTAGCTAACAACATTATCGCTTATCGCAACCAAAATGGAGCCTTTAAAAATCGCCGCCAACTATTAAAAGTAGCCAAATTAGGGCCAAAAGCCTTTGAACAAGCAGCAGGTTTTTTAAGAATTCGTGGTAGTGAAAACCCTTTAGATAACACCGCAGTCCATCCAGAAAGTTACGCACTTGTAGAATCCATAGCCAAAGATTTACAACTACCATTAAATCAAGTCACAGAAATTGCCGAAAAACTCAAAAAAACCAACATTAAAAAATACGTCACCGACACAATTGGAGAACCAACACTGCGCGACATTCTCAGCGAACTAGAAAAACCAGGAAGAGATCCTCGTGCAGAATTTAAGTATGCCACATTCAAAGATGGAATCAAAGAAATTAAAGATTTAACAGTAGGAATGGAACTAGAAGGAATTGTCACCAACGTTGCTAACTTCGGTGCATTTGTTGATATAGGCGTACACCAAGATGGACTAGTACATATTTCCCAACTTGCAGATAGATTCGTAGATGATCCTCAAAAAATAGTCAAAGTCGGACAAGTCGTCAAAGTCCAGGTTTTAGAAATTAACGAAAAATTAAAACGCATAGGTTTATCCATGAAAGCAGTCAAACAATAG
- a CDS encoding chloride channel protein — protein MWYSSILRRFLQMLRQERRLAIFEACLIGLVSALAAVLLKTGVGWLGGWRVQKSLLLPAWFLLPSVGLACGFLAGWLVERVAPETSGSGIPQVKVALARIPIALDLRVALIKLVGGILALGSGLALGREGPTVQVGASLASQLSRWFPTSPEHRRQLIAAGAGAGLAAAFNAPIAGVLFVVEELLQDVSDLTLGTAILASFIGAVVSRFLGGRSLDINLGATAPTSFLIQDIPFYVILGVLAGLLGALFNRGILSSMTFYKHTLRLGLPARVGLAGLVSGLIVALLPLSFRDNTGLRDMIMTGEVSWSIAAIAFLSQFVLTLVAYGSGAPGGLFAPALTLGAALGSLVAICAHILLAPFNIATGLPITYALAGMGAFFTAVARVPITSIVIVFEMTTDFNLVLPLMIVSVTSYIVANKVAPGSLYDKLLEWNGIFIEKDAPADGLLTKLTAQNVMQQRVETLDAEMTIEELIQAFSRSHHRGFPVVEENKLLGIITQADLQKVRERHLPNHTPIREIMTPEPVTIKPKQTLSDVLYLLDRYQISRLPVVDGQRLIGIITRADIIRAEADHLNGETRVDGPQPEPSYVVYQTRSPSIGRGRLLVTVANPDTAETLLKMAATIARDRHYELECLQIILVSRHSSPSATRVRTAKSRRLLRHAENLAKKWDIPIHTQIRVAHDVAQAVLETIKERHIDLIFMGWKGNTSTPGRIFGTVVDTIIRQATCDVVLVKLGNIADANHFNRWLVPMAGGPNAPIAIKLLPALVTLGNEPEIRLMQIFKPSELQPDMTVLEASTHQLMRHRNLHSTVTATSVQADDVAEEVINLVKTEGYDVVVLGASREGLLQQAIQGNIPETIASGVDITVVLVRGEIIRNS, from the coding sequence ATGTGGTATTCATCCATTCTGCGGCGCTTTCTGCAAATGTTGCGGCAAGAACGTCGTTTAGCAATTTTTGAAGCTTGTTTAATAGGCTTAGTTTCAGCACTAGCAGCAGTTCTGCTGAAAACTGGGGTAGGATGGCTAGGTGGATGGAGAGTACAAAAATCACTATTATTACCTGCTTGGTTCTTACTACCCAGTGTGGGATTAGCTTGTGGATTCCTTGCCGGTTGGTTGGTTGAGCGTGTAGCACCAGAAACTTCTGGTAGTGGTATTCCTCAAGTCAAGGTAGCACTGGCACGGATACCAATTGCTCTAGATTTACGAGTGGCTTTAATTAAGTTAGTTGGTGGTATTTTAGCACTGGGTTCTGGACTAGCTTTAGGGCGTGAAGGTCCAACAGTGCAGGTAGGTGCAAGCTTGGCATCTCAACTAAGTCGCTGGTTTCCTACTTCTCCAGAACATCGACGACAGCTAATTGCCGCGGGTGCAGGTGCTGGTTTGGCTGCTGCTTTTAATGCACCTATTGCGGGTGTGTTGTTTGTGGTGGAAGAACTGCTGCAAGATGTATCAGACCTAACACTAGGGACAGCTATCCTCGCTTCTTTTATCGGTGCGGTTGTTTCCCGGTTCTTAGGTGGTCGTAGTTTAGATATTAATTTGGGAGCAACTGCACCAACTAGCTTTTTAATCCAAGATATTCCTTTTTATGTAATTTTAGGAGTTTTAGCCGGTCTGCTGGGGGCATTATTTAACCGGGGGATTCTGTCCAGCATGACTTTCTATAAACACACCCTCAGATTAGGTTTACCGGCGCGTGTGGGTTTAGCGGGACTGGTTTCTGGCTTGATTGTGGCGCTTTTGCCCCTATCATTTCGGGACAACACAGGGCTGCGGGATATGATTATGACAGGTGAGGTGAGTTGGTCGATAGCAGCGATCGCTTTTTTATCCCAGTTTGTCCTGACTCTGGTCGCCTATGGCTCTGGCGCTCCTGGAGGTTTATTCGCACCGGCACTGACGCTGGGGGCTGCTCTTGGCTCTTTAGTGGCTATTTGCGCTCATATTCTGCTTGCTCCCTTCAATATTGCCACGGGATTACCCATTACCTACGCTTTGGCAGGAATGGGAGCTTTTTTTACTGCTGTTGCTAGAGTACCAATTACATCAATTGTCATCGTTTTTGAAATGACGACAGATTTTAATTTGGTACTGCCATTAATGATTGTTTCGGTGACATCCTATATAGTTGCAAATAAAGTAGCCCCTGGTTCTCTCTATGACAAACTTTTAGAGTGGAATGGTATTTTTATTGAAAAAGATGCGCCAGCAGATGGTTTATTAACTAAGTTAACCGCCCAAAATGTGATGCAGCAACGGGTGGAAACTTTAGATGCTGAAATGACTATAGAAGAATTAATTCAGGCTTTTTCCCGTTCTCATCATCGCGGTTTTCCGGTGGTGGAAGAAAATAAATTACTGGGAATTATTACGCAAGCCGATTTACAGAAAGTGCGGGAACGTCACTTACCTAATCACACTCCGATTCGGGAAATCATGACACCTGAACCGGTGACGATTAAACCTAAGCAAACACTGAGTGATGTTTTGTATTTACTAGATCGTTATCAAATCAGTCGTTTACCAGTGGTAGATGGACAAAGACTGATTGGAATTATTACCCGTGCAGATATTATTCGGGCGGAAGCAGACCATTTGAACGGGGAAACTAGGGTTGATGGTCCCCAACCAGAACCTTCTTATGTAGTTTACCAGACGCGATCGCCTAGTATTGGTAGAGGTAGATTATTAGTAACAGTCGCCAACCCAGATACAGCAGAGACTCTATTAAAAATGGCTGCGACAATTGCCCGCGATCGCCATTATGAATTAGAGTGTTTACAAATCATTCTCGTTTCTCGTCATAGTTCCCCCTCTGCAACACGAGTTAGAACCGCCAAAAGTCGCCGCTTACTCAGACACGCCGAAAATTTAGCCAAAAAATGGGATATTCCCATTCATACACAAATACGAGTCGCCCATGATGTCGCTCAAGCCGTTTTAGAAACTATTAAGGAACGACATATTGATTTGATTTTCATGGGTTGGAAAGGAAATACTTCTACCCCCGGCCGGATTTTTGGAACGGTCGTTGATACTATAATACGTCAAGCTACCTGTGATGTTGTCTTAGTAAAATTGGGGAATATTGCTGATGCTAATCATTTTAATCGGTGGTTAGTGCCGATGGCAGGGGGACCAAATGCACCGATAGCAATTAAATTATTACCTGCTTTAGTGACTTTGGGAAATGAACCCGAAATTCGTCTCATGCAGATATTCAAACCATCGGAATTACAGCCAGATATGACGGTTTTAGAAGCATCTACTCATCAACTTATGCGTCACCGTAATTTACACAGTACAGTTACTGCTACATCAGTACAAGCAGATGATGTTGCGGAAGAGGTAATTAATTTAGTGAAAACGGAAGGTTATGATGTTGTAGTTTTAGGTGCTTCCCGTGAGGGATTATTACAACAAGCTATTCAAGGTAATATTCCTGAAACTATTGCTTCTGGTGTTGATATTACAGTAGTTTTAGTCAGAGGGGAAATAATTCGTAATTCGTAA
- a CDS encoding chloride channel protein, translating to MLTQRFRNLWQHRRSLTISSMGYANAEACIIGLVAALSAVLLKQGSGWLGTWRVHSTQFLPAWLTLPLIGMSFGFLAGWLVQRLAPEAAGSGIPQVKASLANIPIKLSWRVAGIKFLSTIISLGSGITLGRQGPTVQVGAGLAAGMSRTFPTSPDHRRQMIAAGAGAGLSAAFNAPIAGVLFIIEELLQDVSGLTLGTAIIACFIGGVISRLLGGGSLQLNLELMHYSSKFSLLEIPIFLLLGVLAGLLGALFNRGLIFSIKTYNRLHISLPLRVALAGLMSGLIVSLLPEYYRDNAGLREYMIATQPNLLLAAITFISQFILTLIAFGSGAPGGLFAPSLILGSCLGHIVGVFESQLLGLGSSTTYALAGMGGFFSAVSKVPMTAIVIVFEMTTDFNLVLPLMIVSVTSYLVADQVVPGSLYDKLLQLNGIKIQKDAPIEGILTQLTAQDVMQQRVETLDAEICIDEVMQAFSRSHHRGFPVVENNKLVGIITQSDLQNLYPFKHTPLREMMTPKPVTVTPKQTLSNVLYLLDRYQISRLPVVDGQRLIGIITRADIIRAEVDHINCETGVSGPQPEPSYVVYQTRSPSVGRGRLLVTVANPDTAETLLKMAATIARDRHYELECLQIILVSRHSSPSATRVRTAKSRRLLKHAENLAKKWDIPIHTQIRVAHDVAQAVLETIKERHIDLIFMGWKGNTSTPGRIFGTVVDTIIRQAACDVVLVKLGNLADVNHFNRWLVPMAGGPNAPIAIKLLPALVTLGNNPEIRLTQVFKPSELKPDMRVLEESTRQLMRHRNLHSTVVAAPIQADSVAEGLINLVKTEGYDVVVLGASREGLLQQAIQGNIPETIASGVDITVVLVRGSLNP from the coding sequence ATGCTAACCCAGAGGTTTCGCAACTTGTGGCAGCATAGAAGAAGTTTAACGATATCTTCTATGGGCTACGCCAACGCCGAAGCTTGTATTATTGGTCTTGTGGCAGCCTTATCAGCGGTGTTACTCAAACAGGGTTCAGGATGGTTGGGAACTTGGCGCGTTCATAGTACCCAATTTTTACCAGCTTGGCTAACTTTACCCTTAATTGGCATGAGTTTTGGGTTTTTAGCTGGTTGGTTGGTGCAAAGGTTAGCACCGGAAGCCGCAGGTAGTGGTATTCCTCAAGTTAAAGCTAGTCTTGCCAATATACCAATCAAGTTATCTTGGCGAGTAGCAGGGATAAAGTTTCTTAGTACAATTATTTCCTTGGGTTCGGGTATTACTTTAGGTAGACAAGGTCCAACAGTGCAAGTGGGTGCTGGTTTAGCAGCGGGAATGAGTCGCACTTTTCCCACTTCTCCAGATCATCGCCGCCAAATGATTGCCGCAGGTGCTGGTGCTGGTTTATCTGCGGCTTTTAATGCCCCGATTGCGGGAGTATTATTTATTATTGAAGAGTTATTACAAGATGTATCCGGTCTAACTCTAGGAACTGCCATTATCGCCTGTTTTATTGGTGGGGTAATTTCCCGATTATTAGGTGGTGGGAGTTTACAACTAAACCTGGAATTAATGCACTATTCTAGCAAGTTCTCCCTGTTAGAAATTCCTATTTTCTTACTGTTGGGTGTTCTTGCTGGTTTGCTAGGGGCATTATTTAATCGGGGCTTAATTTTCAGTATTAAAACTTATAATAGATTGCACATTAGCTTACCGCTACGGGTGGCTTTAGCTGGCTTGATGTCTGGTTTAATTGTGTCCTTACTCCCAGAATATTATCGTGATAATGCTGGTTTGCGGGAGTATATGATTGCGACTCAACCTAATTTGTTATTAGCAGCAATTACTTTCATTTCCCAATTTATTTTAACCTTAATTGCTTTTGGTTCTGGCGCACCAGGAGGCTTATTTGCACCCAGTCTAATTTTAGGTTCTTGTTTAGGACATATAGTAGGGGTGTTTGAGTCTCAACTTTTGGGTTTAGGTTCTTCTACTACCTACGCTTTAGCGGGAATGGGGGGATTTTTTAGTGCTGTTTCTAAAGTTCCCATGACTGCTATTGTGATTGTGTTTGAAATGACGACAGATTTCAATTTAGTATTACCGTTAATGATTGTTTCTGTTACATCCTATTTAGTCGCAGATCAGGTAGTTCCTGGTTCACTCTATGACAAACTTTTACAATTAAATGGCATCAAAATTCAAAAAGATGCTCCCATTGAAGGCATATTAACTCAGTTAACAGCCCAAGATGTGATGCAGCAACGGGTGGAAACGCTAGATGCAGAAATTTGCATAGATGAAGTTATGCAAGCCTTTTCTCGTTCTCATCATCGGGGTTTTCCAGTGGTAGAAAACAATAAATTAGTGGGAATTATTACTCAATCAGATTTACAAAATCTCTACCCTTTCAAACATACTCCTCTCAGGGAAATGATGACACCGAAACCAGTCACGGTTACACCTAAGCAAACACTGAGTAATGTACTGTATTTGCTAGACCGTTATCAAATCAGTCGTTTACCAGTGGTAGATGGACAAAGACTGATTGGAATTATTACCCGTGCAGATATTATTCGGGCGGAAGTAGATCATATTAATTGTGAAACTGGTGTTTCCGGTCCCCAACCAGAACCATCTTATGTAGTTTACCAAACGCGATCGCCTAGTGTTGGTAGAGGTAGATTATTAGTAACAGTCGCCAATCCCGATACAGCAGAGACTCTATTAAAAATGGCTGCGACAATTGCCCGCGATCGCCATTATGAATTAGAGTGTTTACAAATCATTCTCGTCTCCCGTCATAGTTCCCCCTCGGCAACACGAGTGAGAACCGCCAAAAGTCGCCGCTTACTCAAACACGCGGAAAATTTAGCCAAAAAATGGGATATTCCTATTCATACCCAGATTAGAGTTGCCCATGATGTCGCCCAAGCAGTTTTAGAAACTATTAAGGAACGACACATAGATTTGATTTTCATGGGTTGGAAAGGCAATACTTCTACCCCCGGCCGGATTTTCGGTACTGTTGTTGATACTATAATTCGCCAAGCTGCTTGTGATGTTGTCTTAGTAAAATTGGGGAATCTTGCTGACGTTAATCATTTTAATCGGTGGTTAGTACCAATGGCAGGAGGACCAAATGCACCGATAGCAATTAAATTATTACCGGCTTTAGTCACCTTGGGAAATAATCCGGAAATTCGCCTCACCCAAGTTTTTAAACCATCGGAATTAAAGCCAGATATGAGAGTTTTAGAAGAATCCACTCGTCAATTAATGCGTCACCGGAATTTACACAGTACAGTTGTAGCTGCACCCATACAAGCTGATTCTGTTGCTGAAGGATTAATTAATTTAGTGAAAACGGAAGGTTATGATGTTGTAGTTTTAGGTGCTTCCCGTGAGGGATTATTACAACAAGCTATTCAAGGTAATATTCCTGAAACTATTGCTTCTGGTGTTGATATTACAGTAGTTTTAGTCAGAGGCAGTTTAAATCCCTGA
- a CDS encoding SDR family oxidoreductase, producing the protein MNRLQGKRTLITGGTTGIGLETAKQFLAEGARVIVTGRSPDTLAQAQQELGKEVIVIKSEAGQVGEQKRLAEQIAGIFDQVDAVFLNAGIGIFQPLEAWDEASFDHQIAVNLKGPYFLIQNLLPILANPASVILNTSINAHIGMPNSSVYGASKAAMISLARTLSGELVERGIRVNAISPGPVSTPIYGKLGVPAENVQQMAEAIRNQIPLKRFGEPIEIAKAAVFLASDESSFMLGSEMIIDGGMSTL; encoded by the coding sequence ATGAATCGTTTGCAAGGAAAGCGTACCCTCATCACTGGTGGCACGACAGGTATAGGACTTGAAACAGCCAAGCAATTTCTGGCAGAGGGTGCGCGTGTAATAGTCACTGGACGTAGCCCAGATACATTAGCTCAGGCACAGCAAGAACTGGGCAAAGAGGTAATCGTCATCAAGAGCGAGGCTGGTCAAGTCGGCGAGCAAAAGCGCTTGGCGGAGCAAATCGCTGGAATTTTTGATCAGGTTGATGCTGTATTTCTTAACGCCGGAATCGGTATCTTTCAACCGCTTGAGGCTTGGGATGAAGCATCCTTCGATCATCAAATTGCAGTCAATCTCAAAGGACCGTATTTTCTGATCCAGAATCTGTTGCCAATTTTGGCGAATCCCGCTTCGGTCATCCTGAATACTTCAATTAATGCTCATATCGGGATGCCAAACTCTAGCGTCTACGGTGCAAGTAAGGCTGCGATGATCTCGTTAGCAAGAACTCTGTCAGGTGAACTGGTTGAGCGAGGTATTCGGGTTAATGCCATTAGCCCAGGTCCTGTATCTACCCCAATATATGGGAAGCTGGGTGTTCCAGCCGAGAATGTTCAGCAGATGGCAGAGGCAATCCGCAATCAGATTCCGTTAAAACGATTTGGTGAGCCGATTGAAATAGCCAAAGCAGCAGTGTTCCTTGCTTCAGATGAATCATCTTTCATGCTGGGTAGCGAGATGATTATTGATGGTGGTATGAGTACTCTATAG
- a CDS encoding TldD/PmbA family protein: MGSANLSQDTLAEHLLELSLKSGAEAAEVYQSRSLSRPVLFEANRLKQLETSQSEGTALRLWLNGCPGLMVAYGSVDPQVMVERSLALSQLNQPESVELVSNSHTSYPDVGESVPVEMLIDWGKEAIALIREVYPDVLCSTDWECDVENTRLINSKGLDCHYTDTTLSCYMSAEWVRGDDFLSISDGQTQRGELNPEKLAHQILQRLSWAQENVSTPIGRVPVLFTSKAADMLWGTIQAALNGKRLLEKSSPWGERLGTPVVAPILTLYQDPEAGPYSCPFDDEGHPTKSLVFIENGILRNFYSDRTTGRQLNIGSTGNGFRPGLGSYPTPGLFNFLIQPGSLSLQDLIHKMGDGLIVDQILGESGGISGDFSINVDLGYRVKNGQIIGRVKDTMVAGNIYTALQQLVQLGGDADWNGACYTPSLIVEGLSINGKNN; this comes from the coding sequence ATGGGTTCTGCAAATTTGTCACAAGATACACTAGCCGAACATCTGCTAGAACTGTCCTTAAAATCTGGCGCAGAAGCTGCGGAAGTGTATCAATCGCGATCGCTTTCTCGTCCAGTGTTATTTGAGGCTAATCGCCTTAAACAACTAGAAACCAGCCAATCTGAAGGTACAGCATTACGGCTGTGGCTGAATGGTTGTCCGGGACTGATGGTGGCTTATGGTTCTGTCGATCCGCAAGTGATGGTAGAGCGATCGCTGGCTCTAAGTCAACTCAATCAACCAGAATCAGTAGAATTAGTCAGTAACTCTCATACCTCTTACCCTGATGTAGGGGAATCGGTGCCAGTGGAGATGCTGATAGATTGGGGCAAAGAAGCGATCGCACTGATTCGTGAAGTCTATCCTGATGTTCTCTGTAGCACCGACTGGGAATGTGATGTAGAAAATACTAGGTTAATTAACAGTAAAGGTTTAGATTGTCACTACACTGATACCACCCTTAGCTGCTATATGTCAGCAGAATGGGTCAGAGGTGATGACTTTTTGAGTATTTCCGATGGACAAACTCAGCGAGGAGAACTCAACCCAGAAAAATTAGCTCACCAAATTTTACAGCGATTAAGTTGGGCGCAAGAAAATGTTTCTACCCCAATAGGCCGTGTTCCCGTTTTGTTTACTTCCAAAGCGGCAGATATGCTATGGGGAACTATACAAGCGGCTTTGAACGGGAAGCGGTTATTAGAAAAATCTTCCCCTTGGGGAGAAAGGTTAGGTACACCAGTAGTTGCACCTATTTTGACTCTTTATCAAGACCCAGAAGCCGGACCATATAGCTGTCCTTTTGATGATGAAGGCCATCCGACAAAGTCGTTGGTGTTTATCGAAAACGGAATTTTACGGAATTTTTATAGCGATCGCACAACCGGACGACAATTAAATATTGGTAGTACTGGTAATGGTTTTCGCCCAGGTTTGGGTAGCTATCCCACTCCCGGTTTATTTAACTTTCTCATCCAACCTGGTTCCCTATCCTTACAAGATTTAATTCACAAGATGGGAGATGGCTTAATTGTCGATCAAATATTAGGAGAAAGTGGTGGTATTTCTGGTGATTTTTCCATCAATGTTGATTTGGGGTATCGAGTAAAAAATGGCCAAATAATAGGTAGAGTTAAAGATACAATGGTTGCCGGTAACATCTACACAGCCCTCCAACAATTAGTTCAATTAGGTGGTGATGCTGATTGGAATGGTGCTTGTTACACGCCTTCTTTAATAGTAGAAGGACTTTCCATCAATGGCAAAAATAATTAA
- a CDS encoding Tab2/Atab2 family RNA-binding protein, translated as MGSIWELDFYSRPILDENQKKVWEVLVCESPSDIRTKTDSLFRYAKYCPSTQVNSGWLRTALQEAIEKAGEAPIKIRFFRRQMNNMITKACQDVGIPALSSRRTLVLNQWLQQRSEEVYPQEPGYQGGTNASVRLERPLPQRLPDALEGKQWAFVSLEATDLAEMPDWEIGFGESFPLELAQLSPEARIPGILIFSPRALPLAGWMSGLEMAYLHFDTKQGDRLILETGATESWIVANIRTPQLLAEAKGFAQAKEKANGVHFIGVQSDPQSQTFAGFWLLQEVNL; from the coding sequence ATGGGCAGTATTTGGGAACTCGATTTTTACTCCCGTCCGATTTTGGACGAAAATCAGAAAAAAGTTTGGGAAGTTTTAGTTTGTGAAAGTCCTTCAGATATTCGCACGAAAACTGATTCTTTGTTTCGCTACGCTAAATATTGCCCCAGTACTCAGGTAAATTCGGGTTGGTTGCGGACGGCGTTACAAGAAGCAATTGAGAAAGCAGGGGAAGCGCCGATTAAAATTCGCTTTTTCCGCCGCCAAATGAATAACATGATTACTAAAGCTTGTCAGGATGTGGGGATTCCAGCTTTATCTAGTCGTCGCACTTTGGTTCTTAACCAGTGGTTACAACAGCGGAGTGAGGAAGTTTATCCCCAGGAACCAGGGTATCAAGGGGGAACTAATGCTTCGGTGCGTTTAGAGAGACCTTTACCTCAACGTTTACCAGATGCTTTGGAAGGTAAACAATGGGCATTTGTGAGTTTAGAAGCTACGGATTTGGCAGAAATGCCAGATTGGGAAATTGGCTTTGGTGAATCTTTCCCCCTAGAGTTGGCGCAATTGTCACCTGAAGCTCGCATTCCTGGTATTTTGATTTTCTCACCTAGAGCTTTACCTTTGGCTGGTTGGATGTCTGGTTTAGAGATGGCTTATTTGCACTTTGACACCAAGCAAGGGGACAGATTAATTTTAGAAACCGGCGCAACAGAAAGCTGGATTGTAGCTAATATCAGAACTCCTCAACTCCTAGCTGAGGCTAAAGGCTTTGCACAAGCAAAGGAAAAAGCCAATGGGGTACATTTTATTGGGGTGCAGTCTGATCCTCAATCTCAGACTTTTGCGGGATTTTGGCTGTTACAAGAGGTGAATTTGTAA